Within the Coturnix japonica isolate 7356 linkage group LGE22C19W28_E50C23, Coturnix japonica 2.1, whole genome shotgun sequence genome, the region aggggaaaaaatatgtttcagaaCTTCAGAGAATAGAAACCTACAATGTCTCCCCATCCACACACTGCGTATGTGTGCCAGGCTCAGGACATCAGATCTGCCAGAGTTCAGCTGTCTTGTGGCAAGTAGCTTCATTAAATACTTGATATCTCCCTTCTCTGCTACTCAGGAACTCGAGGAGCTGCTGACAGAAATTAAGGACATTTCTGTTGTAATGGGAATTGACAACACGTGCAAGCTCGACCTGAGCAGAATTGTGGAAGAAGTGAGGGCTCAGTATGAAGCTCTGGCTCTTCggagctgggaggaggctgAAGCACTTACCAGGAGGAAGGTATGTCCCCTTATCTGATTGGtatggggagaggagggagagaagaggggaaaaggaaactACAAGACTCAGCAAGATGTGGGGAGACAAACTACACCCGGGAATGGAAGGAGGGACGGGGTGCTAACCCAGATCAATCCCTTCTAACTCGTGTGTGTGTAGATCAGGAGTTTCACAGCCCGAGGCTCCCCACACCACCAAGTGAGGAAGGCAAGGTCACTGCCTAGTGGTAACTTGGCCCACTTAGGATGCTAATGATTCTCCTCTCGTACCTCCTCCAAACAGAGCAAGCAACAACATGGTGAATACTGTTGTCCAGTGTGTCCCATGCCTATAATACAGCCAGAAGACAATATAAGAACGAGCCTTAAATCCTTCCACGTACCAGCTATTTCCTCCCTTATTTAGACATTTATCCCCAGGGGCAGTGGGAAACTTACTAGATTCCTTTGCTACAGCAGAGGAGTGAGAGATAACTCACACTTCCATCTTCCCTGCAGCTGAATGAAGGGAACACCCAGTCAGCCACCTATGGGGGTCACCTCCTTGACAGCCGACGGGAGATTGCAGACCTGAACATCCAAATCCAGAAGCTGAGGTCCTGCATCGTGTCCCAAAAAAGCCAGGTGTGTCCTGGGCTGGGTGACAAAGCTCTGACAGGTAGATCTGAAACTCCAGCACACTTAACACTTCTGTTTACTCTCCTGTTGTGACACCAGTGCTTGTACTTGGAGGAGAATATCAAAGAAACAGGAGAGCACGGTGAGACGGCCCTTAAAGATGCCAAAGCCAAACTGGTCAAGCTAGAAGAAGCCCTCCAGAAGAGCAAGGAGGATATGGCTCACCTGGTGAAAGAGTATCAGGAGCTGATGAACATCAAGCTGGCCCTGGACTTGGAGATCCTCACTTACAGGAAGCTGGtagaaggagaggaaagcaggtGAGGTGGGCTTGGAAGGGATGCACACAAACACCTAGGGAGAAAGCAGACAGCCCATGCTTTGAGTCTGCTATTGAAGCATTGATCAAAGAAAGAGCAAGCCCCAGAAGTCCCCATACAACTCAGCCTTGTTTCTTGCTCTGAACTTTTCCTTAAACCCTTCAGACTGAGAAGTACAACCCATGCAGCCCAGCTCTCATGAGCCAAACTCCAGCCCGTTCACACCTTTCTGGAACTGCAGATATTAACACACATCTTCACGTTCTCTCCTTATGTTCACAGCATGGAGTCACCAATACCCACAGTCATCAGCGCCGTCCACTCCAGACCAAAGCACCGTAAGTTCTTATATTCACACAAAATAAAGCGTAAATAAAACCTTTCTAAGCTCACCCCCCTTTTATctccccctgccccagcagTTTCTGCCAGCACCTTAAGGAACTCCAAGCTGTTTGCCAGGGGGACAGGCAGTGCCAATGGTGAGATGAAGCTGAATGGAGGCAGCACAAAATCTCTGCCCTCCAGAAGCCACAGTAACAAGCTGGCAGCACCTGAAGCAGATCCCTACACCTACAGTGCCCGGCcaaagctcagctccctgctcgCTGAAGAATGCTCCTAGGAGGAgaaacagccccacagcacaaaCCAGACCCACAGGCACCTGTAGGCAAATGAGGCCAGAGCACTTTCTCCCGAACTCAAGCCAATGTCCAAAGGCTGAAAGGATGGGAATCCACTCCAGGCTGCCCCTTTTACCTTCACAGCATCCCAGTTAATATCTCTGTTACCAGTTTCAATCAGAAGCCAAGCCAGGCTTTTAGAACCTCTTGTATGAAACCATACTGACACCTTCTTCCTCTCTAGGTCTGTTTTTAGAGAGGATCTGCATTCATAACCATTGAGATCTATCTATAGGAAGCTTGCCAGGAAGAGAAAGTATTATTACACAAGCTCTTCACACAGTAGCTAACAGCCCAGCTATTTTACCAGTATTATAAAACCATTCTTTCTGATCTGTCTCAGTTCTGTGGGTGTCCAAGAGGTGCTCAGTGATGTGGCTTTCAATGGAAGGCAGCTCCATGTCTTCCAAGCAGAGCAGGGGGAGATGTGGGCTATCAACTCAAGCCAGATCAATTTGTGACACCTGGATTTGCATCTCCGCTGACAAATTGCCGGCTCTATTGGGGAAATCCTTGCCTACTTCAGAGTATTTAACCAATTTTACTGCCTTTTGGGTGACCCCTCATTCTCTCCCATGCCACTGAAGCTAAAACTCCTCCAGCTTTCATTCTGATAAGCCACCTCTTTCCAACAGAGAGcatctctgcctgctgcacaTGAAGGCTCCAGACTTCACATGCAACGGTGCTAGGTCCTAGAAATGGGACAGTCTCTGGTTCCCATCTAACTAAAACAAGCAGGACTTGTCTTTGTATTTATTGAACTTCTCTAGTGGCTTTTACCTTACCTGGCTGACCCCAGCTCATGCACACAAGCTGCGATGCACCAAAGCTCCTGAAGCCAACTCTATAGCTGCACTCGTGGCTTCAGTACAGGCACTGCTACATCCTTATACACACTGACacaggcagagccctgcagtaTTCCTTTATGAGGCTCTGACCTCAATCACTGCCATGTAACCCCACCTGAATTCACATGTCATGAGTCTCATGGTGCATCTCCATTGAGCACATCGCAGCATTTCCATGTTTCTGTAGGGTAGACAACGACTGTAGCATCTATGTAACCAGAACACCTGCTCTCCAGAGTTATAATAAAGTACTGAGTGACACACAGACAGCATTGTATTCGTGgttctctctgcatttcttaCCCCAACCCACCTGAAATGGCAATTCCTTCCTCAACAGCCAGCCTTGTAGGGGTGGGGAAAGGGGAGAGCCACAGTTGGGGTGAGCCTGCCAGCTCAGGAGGAGATGGAACTTGAGCACAGAGCTTCCCCTGGAGGTAggacccagcacagcccttcctggAGAAAGAACAATGCTGGGTTTGTGCAAGGGTGTGCGACAGCAAAGGTACACAGAGCCCAGGAGAGGAATGAAtgagggctctgagcagccctggGAAGGCAGGGTGGGGCTGAGGCACGGCTGGAAGGAGACAGAGCTGGTGTTGTTCAGGGTGAAACCTGAACAGAAGGATGCTGAGCACTCCCAATGCAGGTGGGGTGTTTGGGACCGCACTCATAGCAAggctggggagggcaggagctcagcagcagctcagtccTGCATAAAGAGTGTTTGTagctggtttcttttctctgggtggtgggattttgttgttgttttggctttttttgctccctttttttgctgtttctgagctctctgctgctcaggagaCTGGGAAAGAACCCTATGGCCAGAGAGCATCAGGCTGGAAGCAGGACTATTAAGTAGTATTTCCCCTTACAATGGGAAAAGTGAAATACAGAGCACTGGGGCAACGATTTGAGGCAGCAGGATAATCCCTGTACTCCACTGATGGGAGCTGAGCTATGCCCAAGATGGCTCCATACCTTTGGGACACCCCTATCTATGCATCTACCAGTCTTTCTCCTCCACCACGCTATCCCTTAAGTGCTGATTTTATCTCAAGGACCGATCCCTTCCTTAGGGCTAATTCCTGttacagcagagaaatggcCTGCACCCCAAAAGCAGCTGTTAAATTCCATGGGGaagttctgcagctttttttccccagtgaagGGCAACACAGCTCTTGAATACTGAATGAATACAGGGCAGTACCATCAAACTCAGGATCTCACAATTCCTTTTGGGGTGGCAGCAGACAGCCCTAAAAGGGGAATAAAGCTGAGTTAGCACAGCAGTTAATTAGCTGGCCAGCTGTGTGCACAATCCAAAGCACAGCCACATCCAGGTAAAGCCACATCACTTTCAACAGCAAGAGGTTTCCCAAAGATGATCTCAAACTCTGTCTGGAGCCAAAGATTGAAGCGTCTACTCCAGCACAGGGAAAGGAGACATCAGATGTCCAGGACATGGCCCAGTTGTGAGACAAAGCCCAGGGGCAAAACCCAGGGATTGATAAAGCtgaaagcaggagcagagctaGTGCTGGTGGTGCAGACTCTGGCAGGGAGGATCAACAGGCAAATATCTGCGTCTGCACAACAGCAACTGGGACAGAGTCCAAGAGACGAGCTGGAACAGACAGAGGGAAGCAACAGGGCtcctctgctgttttccacCTGGGCAGCGCCTGAGCCTCAGACCACATCTAAAGGCACTGAATGCCTCAGCCACCACCTCCTGGGCTGGGGAGCACCCAAGTGTGAGCTCCAGGCTCCCTCTCCTGGGCAGGTGATACCATTGCAAGAGCTTCCAAAGGACTCAGAGGCTTCCAAGCGCTGCAACAGCCAAACAACCCTCTCCTTCCAGCATGCCCAGCCTCCCAGGAGAGTTAAAACAGCTCTCAGGTTGCAAGAAATAAT harbors:
- the LOC107325786 gene encoding keratin, type II cytoskeletal 80 isoform X3; the protein is MVQCLEQQNKILTTRWNFLKDQDNSHSESDMKAIYDQYMSKMNQEMQALNYEQENLESELTEVLSTMDNFRSKYEDEIRLCSGMEYTFMELKKDLDASTLHRTELEVKLSGLQELMDLKKTIYEQELEELLTEIKDISVVMGIDNTCKLDLSRIVEEVRAQYEALALRSWEEAEALTRRKLNEGNTQSATYGGHLLDSRREIADLNIQIQKLRSCIVSQKSQCLYLEENIKETGEHGETALKDAKAKLVKLEEALQKSKEDMAHLVKEYQELMNIKLALDLEILTYRKLVEGEESSMESPIPTVISAVHSRPKHPVSASTLRNSKLFARGTGSANGEMKLNGGSTKSLPSRSHSNKLAAPEADPYTYSARPKLSSLLAEECS
- the LOC107325786 gene encoding keratin, type II cytoskeletal 80 isoform X2, with the translated sequence MTNPCKAFSSGSLCSWEASGRMSRGRTGSTSPDSLGRCSPSSVTSPSCGTLHGDGGYQSSSYLSIDGRLLAPVHLDIDTDFHAVREQEKEDIKLLNNQFVTLIEKVQCLEQQNKILTTRWNFLKDQDNSHSESDMKAIYDQYMSKMNQEMQALNYEQENLESELTEVLSTMDNFRSKYEDEIRLCSGMEYTFMELKKDLDASTLHRTELEVKLSGLQELMDLKKTIYEQELEELLTEIKDISVVMGIDNTCKLDLSRIVEEVRAQYEALALRSWEEAEALTRRKLNEGNTQSATYGGHLLDSRREIADLNIQIQKLRSCIVSQKSQCLYLEENIKETGEHGETALKDAKAKLVKLEEALQKSKEDMAHLVKEYQELMNIKLALDLEILTYRKLVEGEESSMESPIPTVISAVHSRPKHLSASTLRNSKLFARGTGSANGEMKLNGGSTKSLPSRSHSNKLAAPEADPYTYSARPKLSSLLAEECS
- the LOC107325786 gene encoding keratin, type II cytoskeletal 80 isoform X1, which codes for MTNPCKAFSSGSLCSWEASGRMSRGRTGSTSPDSLGRCSPSSVTSPSCGTLHGDGGYQSSSYLSIDGRLLAPVHLDIDTDFHAVREQEKEDIKLLNNQFVTLIEKVQCLEQQNKILTTRWNFLKDQDNSHSESDMKAIYDQYMSKMNQEMQALNYEQENLESELTEVLSTMDNFRSKYEDEIRLCSGMEYTFMELKKDLDASTLHRTELEVKLSGLQELMDLKKTIYEQELEELLTEIKDISVVMGIDNTCKLDLSRIVEEVRAQYEALALRSWEEAEALTRRKLNEGNTQSATYGGHLLDSRREIADLNIQIQKLRSCIVSQKSQCLYLEENIKETGEHGETALKDAKAKLVKLEEALQKSKEDMAHLVKEYQELMNIKLALDLEILTYRKLVEGEESSMESPIPTVISAVHSRPKHPVSASTLRNSKLFARGTGSANGEMKLNGGSTKSLPSRSHSNKLAAPEADPYTYSARPKLSSLLAEECS